ACTCAGCATTTCTCATATTAGAGGAATTacagagtggggggtggggggcattggGTTTTATTCCAAGAAGCATGttggaaattttaattatttttagactccatatttattttatggaaattCCCCAATAGTATTATAATGATGCTAAAGATGGccaaaaacaaagtgaaaggaATCCATGGGAGCCAGCTGTGGCTTCTCCTGATTTTCAGGATTAACTCCCATGCCTGGACTTTGTCAAACAGCATGAGTAGCCTGGCTCCCACCAAAAGCAACCTTGTTGTTCAAGAGTAACAACAGTGGGTATTTCCTAAATTTTCCAGTACTTACTATACACTTTAGTAAAATCGTTCCTATTTGACTATACTAATTTATGTTTGAACTTTTGTTAAACTCCTTGTCCTGTGGCAAATGAAAATTACctcctggattttctttttttaaagattttatttatttattcatgagagacacacagagaggcagagacataggcagagggagaagcaggctccacacaggaagcccgacgtgggactcgatcccgggtctccaggatctggccctgggctgaaagcagcactaaactgctgagccacctgggctgcccccctcctGGATTTTCATGGCATTTCTTGCGAGTATTTTTCCATATGGTCATGTTACTGACATACCTTTTGCTCTGTAGTGAGGCCGATGTCAACTGCCAACAGAACAGGCTTTGTCATGTACTCCAAATCCTATATTCTAATATGCAAACAAAATGATTCATACCTATAATACATAATCCACTCAACTCAAAATGAAATACTAGCATAGTCATACTATTCATTTTGGttaaatcttttacatttttcatttaactcaAGTAATCAAATTCATTACAATCTCCAATGAGATAGTCACTGGCCTACTATAGTAGATGCCAAGGATGCAGCCATCCTTGCCTACTTGGCATGAGGAGACTAATCTGCATAAAACAACCAAGAAAGTTAAAGATAGAAGGTAAATTCTAATTTGCACGGTAAAGGTCATAGGAGCTATAGAAATTGAGGACTGTTAGAACGGTAAGGTGATAAGGGAAGGTCATGCATAGGAGATGGGAGGAGGCAGTTTGGCAATTAATATATGTCTCCATCATGAGGGAGTCAACCCTGTGATCCTGGGTCCTTGTTTAGGAttattaaatgcattaaaatgcTAATGCAATCTACATGAGGTAAGCTTGAATGGAGTTTCAAGGATGGGCAGGTTATTATTGGTGGAAAATGATCCCCTTGACAGGAACAATCAAAGCTAGGGATGGGGATGTTTCAAGCAGTGGAGATAAAAGTCCTTTGTAtatgcaacaaaagaaaaaaggttcaGAGGTAGCAGTAGTTTTAAGTAACTTTCTAATTTTCTGTTGCAAATAGCAAATGCTACCTTTCTTGTATGGATtctttaagaaaggaaacaaggcAGAGCAGTGTCAAAGTATAACCCAAAGTCACAAATACACTAAATTATAGCACAATGTTTACTTATTTACAAAGAGGATAAATTAGTAAATGGATTTCACCCCACAGAGGCAAAACAGGATTTATTAAAacgggggaaaaaaggagagaaaaataattgtagTCTGAGAAGAGTGCATCttgtttgtacattttttttttaattttttaaaaaaatcttatttattcatgagagagacagagagaggcagagacacaggcagagggagaagcaggctccatgcagggagcctgatgtgggactcgatcccagaactccaggaccacgccccgagccaaaggcaggtgctcaaccagggggccacccaggcatccctgtttgtaCAGTTTTTATGGGTTATCTGATTAGCTGGTAGCAGTCAATCTGGACAGTCTGTCCTTGAGTAGGCGGACTAGGGGCACAAAAATATCTTGAATGTTTCTGAACTGTCTGGTAAACCTTTGTGAGCTACCCCATGAAGCTGCGGGACAGGCTGCTCCCCTGTGCCACCTGCCAGTATCTCTCTCAGCACCTCATTCTTAGTTGCACAGGGTCTGCACTACCTCCCTCAATACACCTGCTACTTTTCCGTAACTCTGTTTCCCCTACACCCTGACTTTTCACTGGATCCTCTCCCGAGTCCTAATTTAAAAGcgatcatggggatccctgggtggcgcagcggtttggcgcctgcctttggcccagggcgcgatcctggagacccgggatcgaatcccacgtcgggctcccggtgcatggagcctgcttctccctctgcctcattctctctctctctgtgactatcacaaaaaaaaaaaaaaaaaaaaaaaaagcgatcaTGATCTGGGGTGCTCTGTAGCGTAGCAGTTTCTATCACAAAGAGTCACAAACATTTTTCTAATATGAATTTAAGATGCGgaacaaaaatatgcaaaactcAAGTTTTCCTTCATTCTTGCGTTTGTCTAAGGATCAACACCAGTATGTCCACACTGCAGCAAACAGCACGTGGTACGGAATTAACACCACCGCTAGATGAATCGTATGAACTGACTGGAAAAGGCACATTTCGGGTAGCTATTTTAACACTGACGTTTTAGACGccgcttaaaatatttttagttggaCGATTACGAGTTGCAGTGCCTGCGAACAAACAGCTGCTGTTGCTCCCGCCCGCCGGGGACTACCACAGGGGCTATTGTGGCAACTACTCCTGGGCTTCGAGCTCGCGCGGACTCCGAAGCAGGAGCTCCTCCCGGCTCAGGGCTGGGCCACATCCACGGCACGTGCCATTTTGGAAATTACACTCTCCTGAGATCACGTCTTTTTCCGTGATGCTTCAAGGCCGGGTCTGCGCGCTCGCGCGAGTGGGTCGACGCCAGTGAGGAACGTACCTTGACCGCGTGTATTACTTCAGAGCGCAGCGGGCCTGGCGTCCGGTCGCCCCCGGGGTCGGCCGACGGGCGCAGCCTTCGTGGTGTCCGGTCGGGAAGGCCGAGGCTTCCGTCTCCACCGCGCCGAGGTGCGTAagtcaccacttttttttttttttaagattctaattAATtactcaggagagagagagagagagagagacccgggcgagggagaggcaggcccccgGGTCCCGCCCTCCGCCGCGGGGCCGCCGCTCTGCTCACCTCCAGCCTCGGGGGCCCCTCGGCGTCCTCGCCTGAGGGAGGGGAGCGCGGGGCGAACCCACGCCCGCGCGCGCAGACCCCGGAAACCCGGAATCCCCAGGCCCCGCGAACTCTCGCGCGACGTGAGGACGCGCGCCTCCGGCCGCCGTGACGTCAGCGGTTGCCATAGCAGCATCCTCCGGGAGTGCGCCAGCGGCGGGGACCGGGACGCCGTCCTGCTGCGGGTCCCTGCCCCGAGATGAGCGCGCCGGCCGAGGGCAGGCACCTCCCTGCCGCCCGAGActgcggcgcggcggcggcggccgaccccgccccgggccccccggACGCGACCCCGGGCCGGGCCGAGGGGATGGCGGACGCGGGTGAGGGCGGCGTGCAGACGGCCGCGGGGGGCGCCCCGGCCCGGAGCCCGGCTGGAGGCGCCCCGGCGCTCCGCGTTCGAGTGTTCGGGAGTCGCGGCCGCGGGGCGGGCAGAGCGGGCCCCCGAGAGCGCCTGCTGCCCGCGGAAGGCTCGGCCGCCGCCGGTGCCCAGGAGCACGGCTGTCCGCGGAGAGAGCCGCGGGGCCCTGCTGCGGAGAAAGCCCTAGAAGCCTGCGGCGCGGGGGCgtcgggggcgcagggggcgcagggggcgccgGGGGCGAAGGCCAAGGAGCTGCCGGCCAAGTGCGCCGCGGAGGGGGAGGGAGCAGCCGCGGGGGCGGCGGAGGACGGGCAGGCGATGCCCAAGGAGAAGGGGGCGGCGGGGACCCAGGAGGAGGCGCGGGCCAAGGCCCCGAAGGTCGGCAGCTGCATGGACTCGCTGGAGGCCATCGACCAGGAGCTGTCGAACGTCAACGCCCAGGCCGACCGGGCCTTCCTGCAGCTGGAGCGCAAGTTCGGCCGCATGCGCAGGCTCCACATGCAGCGCAGGAGCTTCATCATCCAGAACATCCCGGGCTTCTGGGTCACGGCCTTCCGCAACCACCCGCAGCTGGCGCCCATGATCAGTGGCCAGGATGAGGACATGATGAGGTACATGATCAATCTGGAGGTGGAGGAGCTCAAGCACCCCAGGGCCGGCTGCAAGTTCAAGTTCATCTTCCAGGGCAACCCCTACTTCCGCAACGAGGGGCTCGTCAAAGAGTACGAGCGCAGGTCCTCGGGCCGGGTCGTGTCCCTGGCCACGCCCATCCGCTGGCACCGGGGCCAGGACCCCCAGGCTCACATCCACAGGAACCGGGAAGGAAGCACCATCCCCAGTTTCTTCAACTGGTTCTCGGACCACAGCCTCCTAGAATTCGACAGGATCGCGGAGATCATCAAGGCCGAGCTGTGGCCCAACCCCCTGCAGTA
The Canis aureus isolate CA01 chromosome 7, VMU_Caureus_v.1.0, whole genome shotgun sequence genome window above contains:
- the TSPYL4 gene encoding testis-specific Y-encoded-like protein 4, with translation MSAPAEGRHLPAARDCGAAAAADPAPGPPDATPGRAEGMADAGEGGVQTAAGGAPARSPAGGAPALRVRVFGSRGRGAGRAGPRERLLPAEGSAAAGAQEHGCPRREPRGPAAEKALEACGAGASGAQGAQGAPGAKAKELPAKCAAEGEGAAAGAAEDGQAMPKEKGAAGTQEEARAKAPKVGSCMDSLEAIDQELSNVNAQADRAFLQLERKFGRMRRLHMQRRSFIIQNIPGFWVTAFRNHPQLAPMISGQDEDMMRYMINLEVEELKHPRAGCKFKFIFQGNPYFRNEGLVKEYERRSSGRVVSLATPIRWHRGQDPQAHIHRNREGSTIPSFFNWFSDHSLLEFDRIAEIIKAELWPNPLQYYLMGEGPRRGIRDPARQPAESPRSFRFQSG